A portion of the Candidatus Pristimantibacillus lignocellulolyticus genome contains these proteins:
- a CDS encoding MarR family transcriptional regulator, producing MVSEDFSKLWNKLSRDWKLTLEQELSPLTEGQLNILELLLECSPMKPSDLLQHLSTTPAAITTILDRMERNELIIRVRDEKDRRVVWIEVTNKGQAETERGSKIRRDIIEQSLDRISAHNQQLLVYLLGKVASTS from the coding sequence ATGGTATCAGAAGATTTCTCGAAATTATGGAATAAGCTTTCACGAGATTGGAAATTGACACTGGAACAAGAACTATCACCATTAACAGAAGGACAACTTAATATTTTGGAGCTACTGCTAGAGTGCTCACCGATGAAACCATCTGATTTACTGCAACATTTATCAACGACACCAGCAGCTATTACAACCATTTTAGATCGTATGGAACGTAATGAACTTATTATTAGAGTACGTGACGAAAAAGATCGTCGCGTTGTCTGGATTGAAGTCACAAATAAAGGACAAGCTGAGACAGAAAGAGGATCAAAGATTCGGCGTGATATTATTGAACAATCGCTAGATCGAATTTCCGCTCATAATCAACAACTACTTGTCTACTTACTTGGAAAAGTTGCAAGTACATCATAG
- a CDS encoding RluA family pseudouridine synthase, translating to MQIPIIYEDNHIIVVQKPPGIPSQEDETGDADMLTLIKEDIKIRFEKPGNVYLGLVHRLDRPVGGAMLFAKTSKAASRMSEAVRSRSFDKTYMCVVEGAPSSLEADLLHYIVKDTRINQVTVYNKPTADSKDAKLSYKVLHQANGRSLVAIKLYTGRSHQIRAQMAHIGCPLVGDQKYGKVVSKRYSQIALWSTSITVAHPTTKELMTFQSTPSVQQDPWSIFSQQQLTQAANWFI from the coding sequence ATGCAGATCCCTATCATTTATGAGGATAACCATATCATCGTTGTGCAAAAACCACCTGGAATTCCATCTCAAGAGGACGAAACAGGTGATGCTGATATGCTTACTTTAATTAAAGAAGATATTAAGATCCGCTTTGAGAAACCTGGAAATGTATACTTAGGTCTTGTCCATCGACTTGATCGCCCAGTTGGTGGTGCAATGTTGTTTGCTAAGACCTCTAAGGCAGCTTCTCGCATGTCTGAAGCAGTACGCAGTCGTTCATTCGATAAAACTTATATGTGTGTAGTAGAAGGCGCTCCTTCGTCGTTAGAAGCTGATCTATTGCATTATATCGTCAAGGACACTCGGATCAATCAAGTGACGGTCTACAATAAACCTACAGCAGATAGTAAAGATGCTAAGTTGAGCTATAAAGTGCTACATCAAGCTAATGGACGTAGTCTGGTTGCTATCAAATTGTATACTGGAAGATCCCATCAGATTAGAGCTCAAATGGCTCATATTGGTTGTCCACTTGTAGGCGATCAGAAGTATGGAAAAGTTGTTAGCAAGCGTTATTCTCAAATCGCGCTTTGGTCTACTTCGATTACTGTGGCTCATCCAACAACTAAGGAATTGATGACGTTTCAATCTACACCTTCAGTACAACAAGATCCTTGGTCAATTTTCAGCCAGCAGCAATTAACACAAGCTGCGAATTGGTTTATCTAG
- a CDS encoding tryptophan-rich sensory protein, whose translation MQHNYKWINLIGLILMLVINFAAQRGSFGGQTTAEVSAKYPVLITPAGYTFMIWLLIYAFLIGHVIYSFTRKGKESKVSETMGPYFILSCVFNSAWIILWQYEKINSSVFIMLALLITLIVLYITTQKYVASHTNKLNYWLVSVPFSLYLGWICVATIINIAVALNANQWNGWGISAIGWSIIMLVVGTILAVAIGTRNIDPIAVLVFVWAFIGICVNQQATPTVANTALVLAVFLFLVAIVLVILRWRKKSN comes from the coding sequence ATGCAACACAACTATAAATGGATAAACCTAATTGGGCTTATTCTAATGCTTGTTATTAACTTTGCAGCACAGCGAGGCAGCTTTGGAGGACAGACAACTGCAGAAGTGTCAGCTAAGTATCCAGTTCTAATTACACCGGCAGGATATACGTTTATGATTTGGTTATTGATCTATGCATTTCTAATTGGTCATGTCATCTACTCATTCACAAGAAAGGGTAAGGAAAGTAAAGTTAGTGAAACGATGGGTCCATATTTTATCCTTAGTTGTGTGTTTAATAGTGCGTGGATTATATTATGGCAATATGAAAAGATAAACAGTAGCGTATTTATTATGTTAGCGTTACTCATAACTTTAATTGTGTTATACATAACGACACAAAAGTATGTTGCATCTCATACAAACAAACTAAATTATTGGTTAGTTTCCGTGCCTTTTAGTTTGTACCTTGGATGGATATGTGTAGCGACAATCATAAATATTGCTGTAGCACTAAATGCAAACCAGTGGAATGGATGGGGAATAAGTGCTATAGGATGGTCAATAATTATGCTCGTTGTAGGTACAATACTAGCTGTGGCTATAGGTACTCGTAATATTGATCCGATCGCTGTATTAGTTTTTGTATGGGCATTTATAGGTATCTGTGTAAACCAACAAGCTACGCCTACTGTTGCAAATACTGCTCTTGTATTAGCTGTCTTCTTATTCCTTGTTGCTATAGTTCTAGTCATACTGAGATGGAGAAAGAAATCTAACTGA
- a CDS encoding TetR/AcrR family transcriptional regulator, which yields MVARNREQLIHIAARLFLSKGYKYTSIEDVCVRSGISRSNLYYHFKSKEELLFAVVSFWGNRYESALEISLGQKEISARRRIESFIELLLQEIEARGNKGTCPFTAMYQQSPVDAKDVHDRIQQFFKVLHELINKLLEQGITNGEFRAGISASECAYLFVSALEGSLILAETMNDISIVRTTSDRFFKLLI from the coding sequence ATGGTCGCGAGAAATCGAGAACAACTGATCCATATTGCTGCCCGTTTATTTTTGAGTAAAGGTTATAAATATACCAGCATCGAGGATGTATGTGTAAGAAGCGGGATTTCTAGATCGAATCTATATTATCACTTCAAGAGCAAAGAAGAATTATTGTTTGCGGTTGTAAGCTTTTGGGGCAATCGATACGAGTCGGCATTAGAAATTTCACTTGGACAAAAAGAGATTTCAGCTAGGCGAAGAATTGAGAGTTTTATAGAATTGCTGTTGCAAGAAATCGAAGCGAGAGGAAACAAGGGGACTTGTCCTTTTACCGCGATGTATCAGCAAAGTCCAGTAGATGCGAAAGATGTCCATGATCGCATTCAACAGTTTTTCAAAGTACTTCATGAATTAATTAATAAATTACTAGAGCAAGGTATTACTAATGGGGAATTTCGAGCTGGTATAAGTGCAAGTGAATGTGCTTACTTATTCGTATCTGCTCTGGAAGGTTCATTAATTTTAGCAGAAACGATGAATGATATATCGATTGTACGTACAACCTCGGATCGATTTTTTAAGTTATTGATCTAA
- a CDS encoding VanZ family protein has protein sequence MQHNRRILRLILWGLVIALLISIYLLSNQPASSSAKLSTTIAEHTIHIYEKLTGTDITINQWDHKLRKAAHFSIYSLLGIFIMTLCLISGVRKKWSILITIIGGIIYASMDELHQLFVDGRGASVRDVGIDSLGVILGITIILIVSRRWKR, from the coding sequence ATGCAACATAATAGAAGAATTCTCCGTTTAATATTATGGGGACTAGTTATTGCTCTACTAATCTCTATATATCTACTATCCAATCAACCAGCTTCAAGTTCTGCTAAACTCAGCACAACTATTGCTGAACATACGATTCATATCTATGAGAAGTTGACGGGAACGGATATTACGATAAATCAGTGGGATCATAAGTTGCGTAAAGCTGCACATTTTTCGATCTATTCATTACTTGGCATTTTTATTATGACTCTATGTCTAATAAGTGGAGTACGCAAGAAATGGTCAATCTTGATTACGATAATTGGTGGAATTATTTATGCGAGTATGGATGAACTACATCAGCTTTTTGTAGATGGTAGAGGTGCAAGCGTACGAGATGTTGGTATTGATAGCTTAGGTGTTATCCTAGGCATCACAATAATATTGATAGTTAGTAGGAGATGGAAACGATGA
- a CDS encoding amino acid permease — MTRHKLGFWILTALVVGNMVGSGIFMLPRSLSEAASPAGVILAWSATGLGVLTLALVFGSLAVRKPELSGGPQIYAKELFREGSHGSLIAGFMSTWGYWLGNIAGFVAVITTFASYLSTFFPVLTSNNVWLTLGSFTLKAGNALTFLVCSILLWGTHAICLKGMNSAGRLNLIATVTKVIGFTLFIVIALFAFQQSNIGPFLAPRTNDSGNTISLLSQVNAAAIATLWAFIGVESAMVFAARAHRKQDIRRATITGLLISFVLYVGISILTMGLLTQDQLMASQNPLVDGISTVLGPIGGKLLAGLGLISLLGSTIGWVLLSAEVPFQAARMGVFLKFFSKENSKGMPTVSLWISTALGQILLLSTISGSISAAFDFIIYIATLAYLVPYLIASLYHLKLTWTGETYSLQKERVTEGIIAGMATIYSLWVIVAGTADLKTFLLGLALIVSGILFYPFLLQYHKVQTKQSKVMQR; from the coding sequence ATGACTAGACATAAGTTAGGCTTCTGGATTCTGACTGCCCTCGTGGTCGGCAACATGGTCGGTTCCGGAATCTTCATGCTGCCTCGATCTCTGTCGGAAGCTGCGAGTCCTGCCGGGGTCATTCTGGCCTGGTCTGCTACAGGATTAGGTGTACTTACACTGGCGCTTGTCTTCGGCAGCCTTGCAGTACGCAAGCCCGAGCTCAGCGGCGGCCCGCAAATCTATGCGAAAGAGCTGTTTCGTGAAGGTTCGCACGGTTCTCTCATCGCTGGCTTTATGTCAACTTGGGGATACTGGCTCGGCAATATCGCTGGTTTTGTGGCGGTTATCACGACATTCGCGAGCTACCTGTCTACCTTTTTCCCGGTGCTTACTAGTAACAATGTATGGCTAACCTTGGGAAGCTTCACATTAAAAGCGGGCAATGCCCTAACGTTCCTCGTCTGTTCGATACTTTTATGGGGAACACACGCCATTTGCCTAAAAGGAATGAACAGCGCAGGGAGATTGAATCTTATCGCTACGGTGACCAAGGTCATCGGCTTTACGCTCTTTATCGTAATTGCACTCTTTGCGTTTCAACAGAGCAATATCGGGCCATTCTTGGCTCCGCGCACCAATGACAGTGGGAATACGATTAGCCTGCTCTCTCAGGTTAACGCGGCAGCGATTGCGACACTGTGGGCTTTCATCGGAGTGGAATCAGCAATGGTCTTCGCCGCACGCGCTCACCGCAAGCAGGATATCCGCCGCGCGACTATCACTGGACTGCTGATATCCTTCGTACTGTATGTAGGCATCAGCATCCTGACTATGGGTCTGCTGACACAGGATCAACTGATGGCTTCTCAAAACCCTCTGGTGGACGGCATTTCTACCGTGCTTGGACCTATCGGTGGCAAGCTGCTCGCAGGTCTCGGGCTGATCAGTCTGCTCGGCTCCACGATCGGCTGGGTACTACTTAGTGCCGAGGTACCGTTCCAGGCAGCTAGGATGGGTGTTTTCCTGAAGTTTTTTTCCAAAGAAAATAGTAAGGGCATGCCAACTGTATCTCTCTGGATTTCTACCGCACTCGGTCAAATATTGCTGTTATCCACGATCTCGGGTTCCATCTCGGCGGCGTTTGATTTTATTATCTATATCGCTACGCTCGCATATCTGGTGCCTTATCTAATAGCATCACTCTATCACCTCAAGCTGACCTGGACCGGAGAAACCTACTCGCTGCAGAAGGAGCGAGTTACCGAAGGAATCATTGCGGGTATGGCCACCATCTATTCGCTATGGGTGATTGTGGCTGGTACCGCGGATCTCAAGACTTTCCTGCTTGGACTGGCACTGATTGTCAGCGGTATTCTATTCTATCCTTTTCTACTGCAGTATCATAAAGTCCAAACAAAACAATCCAAGGTAATGCAGCGTTGA
- a CDS encoding class I SAM-dependent methyltransferase yields MYIADQWTDFEVIDTGEGDKLERWGNYVLRRPDPQIIWPIQELDEQWRKADAHYYRSNSGGGEWKVKNPKLPERWTISYKELRFHIKPTSFKHTGLFPEQAANWSWMMDKIRQANRPIRVLNLFAYSGGATVACAAAGAEVCHVDASKGMVQWAKENAQLSGLEDAPIRYITDDVFKFVQREQRRGRTYDAIIMDPPSYGRGPKGETWKLEENLYPFLQSCTSILSDNPLFLLINSYTTGLSPTVLEHLLTMSMQKKYGGEINCGEIGLPITKSGLALPCGILGRWESN; encoded by the coding sequence ATGTATATAGCAGATCAATGGACTGATTTTGAAGTAATAGACACAGGTGAAGGTGATAAGCTAGAACGTTGGGGTAATTATGTACTCCGTCGCCCAGATCCACAAATCATTTGGCCTATCCAAGAGCTAGATGAGCAATGGCGTAAAGCTGATGCTCACTACTACCGTAGCAACTCAGGTGGCGGCGAATGGAAAGTGAAAAATCCTAAATTACCGGAGCGTTGGACGATAAGCTATAAAGAGCTTCGTTTCCATATTAAACCAACTAGTTTCAAACATACAGGACTATTCCCTGAGCAAGCTGCGAACTGGAGCTGGATGATGGATAAGATCCGACAAGCTAACCGTCCAATTCGCGTATTGAACTTGTTCGCTTATTCTGGTGGTGCTACCGTTGCATGTGCTGCTGCTGGAGCAGAAGTATGTCATGTTGATGCATCAAAAGGTATGGTTCAATGGGCGAAAGAAAATGCTCAATTATCTGGGCTTGAAGATGCACCGATTCGCTACATTACGGATGATGTTTTCAAATTCGTACAACGCGAGCAACGTCGTGGTCGCACATACGATGCCATTATTATGGACCCTCCTTCATACGGTCGTGGACCAAAAGGTGAAACATGGAAACTAGAAGAAAACCTTTACCCATTCCTACAGTCTTGTACAAGTATTCTTAGTGATAATCCTTTATTCTTACTAATCAACTCGTACACAACTGGACTTTCTCCAACCGTGCTAGAACATTTGCTAACCATGAGTATGCAGAAAAAATACGGCGGCGAAATTAACTGTGGCGAAATCGGCTTGCCAATTACTAAGTCTGGTTTAGCGCTTCCTTGCGGTATTTTGGGTCGTTGGGAGTCCAACTAA
- the galU gene encoding UTP--glucose-1-phosphate uridylyltransferase GalU, with protein sequence MTIRKAIIPAAGLGTRFLPATKAQPKEMLPIVDKPTLQYIIEEAVASGIDEILIITGRNKKSIEDHFDKSVELELELEAKGKLDLLEEVREISNMVNIHYIRQKEPKGLGHAIYCAKSFIGNEPFAVLLGDDIVHSEKPCLKQLIDVYEYYNSSVLGVQQVDQKDVHKYGIVDGQKIGDSVSRVNQLVEKPNTEDAPSNIAILGRYIITPEIFNILENTAPGANGEIQLTDALNQLSRSEAVYAYEFEGRRYDVGDKQGFLEATVEYALRREELSEPFMTYLKSIVN encoded by the coding sequence ATGACAATTCGAAAAGCGATCATTCCAGCTGCAGGACTTGGTACTCGCTTCTTACCAGCTACTAAAGCACAGCCGAAAGAGATGCTTCCTATTGTGGACAAGCCTACCTTACAATATATTATTGAAGAGGCAGTTGCATCTGGAATTGATGAAATTCTTATTATTACAGGACGCAATAAGAAATCTATTGAGGATCATTTTGACAAATCCGTTGAATTAGAGCTTGAACTTGAGGCTAAAGGAAAGCTAGATTTATTAGAAGAAGTTCGAGAGATTTCCAATATGGTTAATATTCATTATATTCGTCAAAAGGAACCTAAAGGACTCGGACACGCAATTTATTGTGCTAAAAGTTTCATCGGTAATGAGCCATTTGCAGTCTTACTAGGAGACGATATTGTTCACAGTGAGAAACCATGTTTGAAACAACTAATAGATGTGTATGAATATTACAATAGCTCTGTACTAGGAGTACAACAAGTTGATCAGAAAGATGTACATAAGTATGGCATAGTCGATGGACAGAAGATAGGCGATTCTGTATCTCGAGTCAATCAATTGGTTGAGAAGCCAAATACTGAGGATGCACCTTCTAATATCGCGATTCTAGGTCGTTACATTATTACTCCTGAAATCTTTAACATTCTCGAAAATACAGCTCCTGGTGCTAACGGTGAAATTCAACTTACAGATGCTCTCAATCAATTGTCTCGTAGCGAAGCGGTCTATGCGTACGAATTTGAAGGGCGTCGCTATGATGTTGGAGATAAACAAGGTTTCTTGGAAGCGACGGTTGAATATGCCTTAAGAAGAGAAGAACTTAGCGAACCATTTATGACATATTTAAAATCTATTGTGAACTAA
- a CDS encoding CapA family protein: MSSRSSLPKRRLLWLVNGILLVLTSIAIIALFVIVNSDELDAPTNSNIPIGQVDIEPTEEPTIVVTPTPTPEPTPTLPEYTDAVWIGVGDIMSHSPQLPGAYNKATDTYDFDPFFEPITSLLEDGNWIMANLETPIAGSDIGYSGYPTFNAPTELAEALWNAGFNVLSTANNHSLDKGEKGLLRTLENVQTIGFTTVGTAASIEESTASTIVKHNDIAMGFLSYTYGTNGIPIPTGKDYLIDLIDKDTIIADMNKLREDGAEVITVALHFGNEYQSQPSEEQKKLARALIAAGADIIAGSHPHVLQPYEIISTFDDNGNERQGLIIYSMGNFISNQRGESKDYGAIYKVNIRKHYNTGAIELTNVEVTPTWVHRYKPDDAYRYRILPVADTLETRDDPLLTNKDYDALESSLAMLNKRLTSMQGTKQ; encoded by the coding sequence ATGAGTTCGCGATCTTCATTACCTAAGCGAAGATTACTCTGGTTAGTAAACGGTATACTTTTAGTACTTACCTCCATTGCTATTATTGCTTTATTTGTAATTGTTAATTCCGATGAATTGGACGCACCAACTAATTCGAATATACCCATTGGTCAAGTAGACATTGAACCAACCGAAGAACCTACAATTGTTGTCACACCAACCCCTACCCCAGAACCTACACCTACACTCCCTGAATATACTGATGCGGTTTGGATCGGCGTTGGAGATATTATGAGCCATTCCCCTCAATTACCTGGGGCATATAATAAAGCAACAGACACTTACGATTTCGATCCATTTTTCGAACCTATAACGAGTTTACTTGAAGACGGTAACTGGATTATGGCAAACCTAGAGACTCCGATTGCAGGTAGCGATATTGGATATAGTGGATATCCCACTTTCAATGCTCCTACTGAGTTAGCAGAAGCTTTATGGAACGCTGGCTTTAATGTATTGTCAACTGCTAATAATCATTCGCTTGATAAAGGCGAAAAAGGATTACTACGTACGCTAGAAAATGTTCAAACAATCGGCTTTACAACGGTAGGTACTGCAGCGTCCATTGAAGAATCTACTGCTTCAACTATTGTTAAACATAATGATATAGCTATGGGTTTCTTATCTTATACTTACGGGACGAACGGAATACCTATCCCAACAGGCAAAGATTATTTAATTGATTTGATAGATAAGGATACTATTATTGCAGATATGAACAAATTAAGAGAAGACGGTGCTGAAGTCATTACGGTAGCACTTCACTTCGGTAATGAATATCAATCACAGCCTAGCGAGGAACAAAAGAAGTTAGCACGAGCGCTCATTGCTGCTGGTGCAGACATCATCGCGGGTTCTCATCCACATGTTCTGCAACCGTATGAGATAATATCTACGTTCGATGATAACGGCAATGAACGACAAGGGTTAATTATATACTCAATGGGGAATTTCATCTCAAATCAACGTGGTGAGTCTAAAGATTACGGAGCAATCTATAAGGTCAATATCCGGAAACATTATAATACTGGAGCGATTGAATTAACGAATGTAGAGGTAACTCCAACTTGGGTACATCGCTACAAACCGGACGATGCATATCGCTATCGCATTCTACCTGTAGCTGACACATTAGAGACTCGAGATGACCCGCTACTGACTAATAAAGATTATGACGCGTTAGAGAGCAGTCTAGCCATGCTTAACAAGCGATTAACTTCCATGCAAGGGACAAAGCAATAA